The Thermodesulfovibrionales bacterium genomic sequence AAATCTGAGTGATGAAGACAGGATAAGGATTAAAGAACAACACCTGAGTCCCCTTTATATATCAGTTCACCATACTGATAGAAAAAAAAGAAATATCATGCTGGGCAATCATGATGCGCCTGATATCCTTAAAGAAATAAGAGATTTTGCAAAGGCAAAGATAAAGATGCACTGCCAGATAGTTCTATGCCCAGGGTACAATGATGGAGAGGAACTGAGAAAGACCGTACTGGATCTTACAAGGCTCTATCCCTATGTAAATTCTATAGCTGTGGTACCGGTCGGAATAACAAAGTACAGTAAAAGTTCTCTGAGTCCTGTAAACAAGGAAGATGCCATTAAAGCAATAGAGATAGTTGAGGCTCTTGACAGGAGATTTAAAAAGAGATACGGAAGACACATTGTTTATGCAGCAGATGAGTTATATATAAAGGCAGGAGTCCCTCTACCTGATGTAAAAAGATATGAAGAATTTCCCCAGCTTGAAAATGGTGTAGGACTGGTAACCCTTTTCCTGCATAAGGCACGTAAATTTAAAAAACCTGTACATCATCCTAAAAAAAGGATTATTACCTTTACAGGAGAGGCCTTTTATCCTTTTCTCCGTAACATAATTGAAAAGTTTAAAACAGAATGGAGACTCCCAATTGATCTTTTCATGATCAAGAACAGATTCTTTGGTGAAACTGTTACCGTAGCAGGGCTTCTTACAGGAAGGGATATAATAGAAGGTCTTGCAGATAAAGTTGACAGGGGTGATTACTTACTCATACCTGATGTAACAACAAAGGATGGAGGAGACGAATTCCTTGATGGTCTGACAGTCAGTGATATATCAAGAGCATTATCAGTTGATGTATTTAAGATAGACTCCTCGCCAGAAGGTCTTATAAAGGCACTGGAGGTGATAAGATGACCATTACAGGTAAGACAAAGATAACAGGTCTTATTGGCTATCCTGTAGAACACAGCCTTTCACCGCTTATGCACAACAGAGCCTTCCATACCTTGGGGCTCGATTACTGCTATGTAACCTTTCCAGTTGAACCCTCAAGACTTGAGGATGCTGTCAAGGGTATAAGGGCACTGGGACTTAAAGGTGTTAATGTAACAGTACCTCATAAAGAGGCAGTGATAAAATTCCTTGACAGTATAGATGACGAAGCAGCTGAGATTGGAGCGGTAAATACAATAGTGAATAAGGAAGGACTTCTCCTTGGATACAACACTGATGGAAAGGGATTTATGGCATCCCTTAATGAAAATTTTGTTACAGTAAAAGGCCGTAGGGTTTTTCTCGTAGGAGCGGGCGGAGCTGCAAAGGCAGTTGCTTATTATCTAAGCAAAGAGGCAGAAGAAGTTCTGGTTTATGATATTGACACAAGGAAGGCAGAAGCCCTGGCAGAGGGATTAAAAAAAAATGTTAAGGTCTCTGAGAATAACTCTGCCATTAAAGATGCCGATATAATAATAAATGCAACACCTCTCGGGCTCAAGCCTGATGATCCTGCACCTGTAGAAACTTCTTTATTAAGAAAAGGTCAGGTCGTATGCGATCTCATATATAAAAAAACAAAACTTCTCAAAGAGGCTGAATTAAGAGGCTGTTTAGCTATTGATGGTCTTGGTATGTTGTTGTGGCAGGGTGTTTTTGCCTTTGAACTCTGGACAGGCATAAAACCACCTGTTGAGATAATGAGAAAGGCATTACTTGAATCTGCAAATTAATTTTTTAGATCTCTTCCTTACACTTTTTCAGTTCGGCAAAAGAAAAATGATCATTACTATTTAAAATCATGTATGCTATAATTAAATGTGAAGAAGTTAGGTCTAATCCTGTTCTTTATAATCTCACTAATCATGTGGATTCTTTTTCTTGAAAATCAAAGTACCTTTAAAAATGAACCACTCACTCTACAGGAATTAAGGGATGTAAAGATAGATACAGAAGGTCCTTCAGGAAAACTCTGGAGACTTGAAGCAGAAAGGGCTGTTCTGGAGAGCGATGATAGCGCCATTCTCTATGACATAAAATTCTTTTCTGATAAAAGAGGCATAGAACTAAAAGCACCTTATGGAAGGTATGAGCTAAATAAAGGGCTGGCTGAGATAAATGGTGGTGTACTCATCAAGCTTACTGATGGTTCAGAGGCAAGGATAACTTCGCTGAGAATCGAAAAGGGAGTTATTAAAAGTGAAGAGCCGGTTATAATAAGAAAAGGAAACATTATACTAAGAGGAAGGGGTATTATATCAGATTCAGATAGTAATATCAGAATCCTGAGAGATGTAAGGCTTGAAATAAAATGAAAGAAATTTTAGGCATATTATTAATAATATTTACTTTTTCAATTTCTCAGGCAGCTGAAGAAAAAAAGTCCATAGTAATAACCTCTGAAAGTCTTACCATAAACAAAAAAGAAAATCAGGCAATATTCAGCGGCAGGGTTATTGCAAAAAAGGATGAACTTACAATTTTTGCTGACACCATGATCGTTTATTATGATAATACAGGCACAAAGGTTGAAATAATAGAGGCCACAGGAAACATAAAAGTTTTAAAGGGTACAAGAACAATCCTCTCAGAAAAGGCAGTCTACAAAGCAGAAGAAGACAGCATTACGTTCACAGGTGAGCCTGTTGCTATGGATGGTAAAAATATTATAAAAGGTGATAAGATAATATATTATATCTCTGAAGACCGTTCTGTTGTTTCTAACAGCAAGGTTTTTTTAAAGGAATCTGTTCAGTGATGTTCCAAGCAAAAAATCTGACCAAGAGATACGGTTCAAGACCTGTCGTTATAGACATAAGTCTTCAAGTAAACAGAGGTGAGATTGTAGGGCTTCTCGGTCCTAATGGAGCAGGAAAAACCACAACATTTTACATGCTTATAGGTGTCATAAAATGTGACAGCGGGGCTGTCCTTCTTGATGGTGAAGATATAACAGGCTATCCCATGTATTTAAGGGCTAGAAAGGGTATAGGATATCTACCTCAGGAACCTTCAATATTCAGAAAACTTACAGTTAGAGAGAATATTAAGGCTGTTCTTGAATTCACGGAGGTTGATAAAGAAGGGCTTGATAAAAGAGTTAATGAAATTATTGAAGAGTTCAAATTGAAGGAATTTTCCGAAAGGGAAGGTTACAGGCTCTCAGGAGGAGAAAGGAGGAGGACAGAGATTGCAAGGATGCTCAGCCTTTCACCCTCTTATGTGCTCTTTGATGAACCCTTTGCTGGCATTGACCCCATAACTATAACAGAGCTAAAAAAAATGATAAACTATATCAGGGAAAAAAATGTAGGTATAATAATCACAGATCACAATGTAAGAGATACCCTTTCAATAACAGATAGGGCATACATCATAAATGACGGCAGGATACTGGCGCATGGGACTCCTGAGGAATTGATTAAAAATGAGAGTGTTAAGAAAATCTATCTTGGAGAGGAGTTCAATCTCTGATGCCTATTGAGAGCAGGCTTGACATACGGCTTACCCAGAAGCTGATTCTTACGCCCCAGCTCCAGCAGGCAATAAAACTTCTCCAGATGCAAAAGCTGGAGCTTGTTGAGGCATTAAATCAGGAACTAATTGAAAATCCTTTTCTTGAAGAACTTAATGAAGTAACTGATGAACCAATATCAGCCGAAGCCCATGATATCACGGCTGAGGAAACAGAAAGTCCTCTTGAGAGGCTATTAGAGTTCAGCGTTGATGAATATTTTGAAGAGCGAGCAAGTGATGGAAGAGATCTTGGATATTTTAATCCCGGAACAGTAGAGACACCATCCTTTGAGAAATTTGTCAGCAGAAAACCCGATCTGGCAGAGCATCTTCAGTGGCAGCTCATGCTCTCACATGAATCAGAGGAAGTGAAAAAAGCTGGAGAGATCATTATTGGAAACATAGATGAAAATGGTTATCTCAGAGCCTCAATTGAAGAACTTATTGCCCTTTCAGGGCTTCCTGAGGAGGTTGTAAGAAAGGCAGTTGAATTGATCCAGACATTTGATCCTCCAGGTGTGGGAGCAAGAGATTTAAAAGAATGTCTTCTCATACAGGCAAGGTATCTGGGACTTAAAGATTCCCTTGTAGAAAAGATTATTCTAAATAATCTTGATGATCTTGAAAAAAAGAGATTTATCAATATAGCTAAGCAATACAATGTATCTATTGATGAGGTGAATCAGGCTGTAAAAATTATTCAGGGATTTGACCCGAAACCAGGCAGGAATTACTCATCACAGGAACCAACTTATGTCGAACCAGATGTATTTATAATTAAAGATGATGAAGAGTACAGGATAATACTTAATGATGATGGAGTTCCAAGATTCAGGCTTAATGAAAAATACAGGCAATTACTTATGAACAAGGCCCAGCTAACAAAAGAAGAACGTCAGTTTCTTGAGGATAAACTCCGCTCTGCAATGTGGCTCATAAAAAGTCTTGATCAAAGAAACAGGACGATATACAGGGTAACAGAAAGCATCCTGAATTTTCAGAGAGAATTCTTTGACAGGGGTGTTGATTATCTCAAACCTTTGACCCTTAGACAGGTAGCTAAGGAACTAGGCATGCACGAAAGTACAATAAGCAGGGTCACATCCAATAAATTTCTCGCCTGTCCTCATGGTATATTTCCTTTCAGATTTTTCTTCAGCAGCGCATTGCAGGGTGACTCAGGTGAAGTCTCATCTACCAAGGTAAAGGAATTGATAAAAAAGATAATTTCTGAAGAAGATCCCAGAAATCCTTTGAGTGATCAGCAGATAGTGGAAATATTGAAGAATTCAAATATTCACATAGCTAGAAGGACTGTTTCAAAATACAGGACAGAATTAAAAATACTTTCTCAGAATCAGAGAAAGATATTAGAAAAAAAGGAGGAGCTATGAACATCATCGTCACCGGTAGGAATCTTGAAATTACTCCAGCATTGAGAGATTATGCTGAAAAGAAGATTGCAAAGTTTGAACGCTATCTTTCAAACATCACTGAGGCTATCATTACTCTCAGCATCCAGAAATACCAGCACAAGGCGGAGGTTCTCATTAAGGCGAATGGCTATATGATTCAGGCTGAGGGTGTTACAGGAGAAATCTATTCCTCCATTGATGAAGTGGTTGAAAAACTTGAAAAACAGATAAAGAAATATAAGGAAAAGATAAATTCTCATAGAAAGGGTGAAAATAAGGCCTCTACAGCTGTCACCGGCTCAGG encodes the following:
- a CDS encoding DUF512 domain-containing protein, with the translated sequence MSNQVVIEEIEEKSPAEKAGLKKGDILISINGMKIRDAIDLLFYGNEPILYIKVRRNNKSIDFNIERRERRDLGIKVNAFPVKRCRNRCIFCFVDQLPKGLRKTLYIKDDDYRLSFLYGNFVTLTNLSDEDRIRIKEQHLSPLYISVHHTDRKKRNIMLGNHDAPDILKEIRDFAKAKIKMHCQIVLCPGYNDGEELRKTVLDLTRLYPYVNSIAVVPVGITKYSKSSLSPVNKEDAIKAIEIVEALDRRFKKRYGRHIVYAADELYIKAGVPLPDVKRYEEFPQLENGVGLVTLFLHKARKFKKPVHHPKKRIITFTGEAFYPFLRNIIEKFKTEWRLPIDLFMIKNRFFGETVTVAGLLTGRDIIEGLADKVDRGDYLLIPDVTTKDGGDEFLDGLTVSDISRALSVDVFKIDSSPEGLIKALEVIR
- a CDS encoding shikimate dehydrogenase: MTITGKTKITGLIGYPVEHSLSPLMHNRAFHTLGLDYCYVTFPVEPSRLEDAVKGIRALGLKGVNVTVPHKEAVIKFLDSIDDEAAEIGAVNTIVNKEGLLLGYNTDGKGFMASLNENFVTVKGRRVFLVGAGGAAKAVAYYLSKEAEEVLVYDIDTRKAEALAEGLKKNVKVSENNSAIKDADIIINATPLGLKPDDPAPVETSLLRKGQVVCDLIYKKTKLLKEAELRGCLAIDGLGMLLWQGVFAFELWTGIKPPVEIMRKALLESAN
- the lptA gene encoding lipopolysaccharide transport periplasmic protein LptA, with the translated sequence MKEILGILLIIFTFSISQAAEEKKSIVITSESLTINKKENQAIFSGRVIAKKDELTIFADTMIVYYDNTGTKVEIIEATGNIKVLKGTRTILSEKAVYKAEEDSITFTGEPVAMDGKNIIKGDKIIYYISEDRSVVSNSKVFLKESVQ
- the lptB gene encoding LPS export ABC transporter ATP-binding protein is translated as MFQAKNLTKRYGSRPVVIDISLQVNRGEIVGLLGPNGAGKTTTFYMLIGVIKCDSGAVLLDGEDITGYPMYLRARKGIGYLPQEPSIFRKLTVRENIKAVLEFTEVDKEGLDKRVNEIIEEFKLKEFSEREGYRLSGGERRRTEIARMLSLSPSYVLFDEPFAGIDPITITELKKMINYIREKNVGIIITDHNVRDTLSITDRAYIINDGRILAHGTPEELIKNESVKKIYLGEEFNL
- the rpoN gene encoding RNA polymerase factor sigma-54, whose amino-acid sequence is MPIESRLDIRLTQKLILTPQLQQAIKLLQMQKLELVEALNQELIENPFLEELNEVTDEPISAEAHDITAEETESPLERLLEFSVDEYFEERASDGRDLGYFNPGTVETPSFEKFVSRKPDLAEHLQWQLMLSHESEEVKKAGEIIIGNIDENGYLRASIEELIALSGLPEEVVRKAVELIQTFDPPGVGARDLKECLLIQARYLGLKDSLVEKIILNNLDDLEKKRFINIAKQYNVSIDEVNQAVKIIQGFDPKPGRNYSSQEPTYVEPDVFIIKDDEEYRIILNDDGVPRFRLNEKYRQLLMNKAQLTKEERQFLEDKLRSAMWLIKSLDQRNRTIYRVTESILNFQREFFDRGVDYLKPLTLRQVAKELGMHESTISRVTSNKFLACPHGIFPFRFFFSSALQGDSGEVSSTKVKELIKKIISEEDPRNPLSDQQIVEILKNSNIHIARRTVSKYRTELKILSQNQRKILEKKEEL
- the raiA gene encoding ribosome-associated translation inhibitor RaiA — translated: MNIIVTGRNLEITPALRDYAEKKIAKFERYLSNITEAIITLSIQKYQHKAEVLIKANGYMIQAEGVTGEIYSSIDEVVEKLEKQIKKYKEKINSHRKGENKASTAVTGSGSEKEPRIIKIKRFDIKPMSPEEAAMQMELLDKNFFVFENERTGQMNVIYKRNDGNYGLIEPAK